A region of Culicoides brevitarsis isolate CSIRO-B50_1 chromosome 1, AGI_CSIRO_Cbre_v1, whole genome shotgun sequence DNA encodes the following proteins:
- the LOC134837822 gene encoding protein unc-79 homolog isoform X4, translated as MNMTGSFKVQLINMGTRAAAFQAKLRSLHDFHLRLLHNVVPPPSGLDIANTLKYFSQTLMTVLKDVPNSPLSIIKDPTMDHMRMSGYPNLEYSNLYNALAMLLDVAPSIQYGVQTFGKAVLQCFGCILPFLDKDLIDNLPYLCASAISVLPPALHQDIVNSLCYYILPFTITRQSEDDQESQASQSVAAVIMLIFQYSNNPAHHCQLLECLMTLKHNVAKDLLCVIAYGTSSSRSAAAKLLFYYWPPFNTDLFDRKVLLCKYTNDLIPFVCQRDQCPNAGNAEAAKVCYDHRTSILYASDTPPPLYLCIECANEIHREHSDLTFGDLLHPMQQVSMICENKNCRATEKQAISICFAQECASYNGNHPIRYCAQCHGNRHNNRRGGDHIVHKSLPSAWLMDPEMQTYMIESVISLLREAKPLSLDFQKDSTIDSKQSVGNAPQDNISLEERQQLGRYGIWLLVGRCTPTSETPIEILGRLLSMLFHWFHITAYSYDGPAESNIEKLKMDHVCGWLRDISKNHYKDFIACLLPHPPEYSRVGGHWDTLASRTSHLREGLQRLICLVPYEVITQDIWDVVMPHWMEAITNDVPEKELGELKIVLNKILDHDMSPLGFDAQAMYNFVRIRFEKTTAKVQQQALHWLQILSKLEILIPLPQLFSMFGDGVRIMKVGVQHELRKDGRHHQKVRDNELVPPMPRRSSISPVVEDDSGNTSAISDDEAPAASRNNEFSSDSEHNLTCCILMLDILLKQMELQDVEQHMGISTTVCENVCRLLKCMVTAARVGLGSHVCALKVSECGYCEASVMWHQLSAKLVQFMAPEAPVRPPDVRKPIGPMPLAVPQPEQHSIGGVLVHMPHVCSIMTATVETVAEPLDLAAIMPSENVVSAIARSVTLTDTDVATATASVARPQIIGDSAETIDGVPEDEELEDGEEFWQTSVGRFKFSIDQLPQPLQYIHQLLTEISNIDKPDILYYMLQCLNVLVLHGDALTKAARDHRGFFIWCQENLLIKSLWGLCNSQHSHICEVSVPLLLHAITLPLGSDVFWRIINDAFNDSDWRVRFQSVERVTVIARFMDSTPLRSEVGLQASLAAAFCHLIASVDDINVQVAQRATLYIGTIHDSAIHKLLYCLESQFDMFIVDRPVVLQSIYQLHNLLCDRKILTWEFFLNRFDTLFVEAQISLEKTGELSYLRDLRNSENGSEFLSTKINKAREALNQSDSSGSMTKTLSASFGGKYPYKRTMSAPATIIPRQESKIEKEKTYARQQSAPILKRKSSRFGLESHFHSIGGGLDEINAMNVIYRIIDIEESDKETIHLLVFLLMQFMSRSDLAYPTDEKPKCKIQAIVLKHLYLLLGYTEKSFHTIPLKLRCSAVFNAFLSNLPQVLDQNSTMGMMMVPTIIQVLLFAPSPCNQVGGGMESMHNISLTYSLWYLEPHARRNWLMSILVILYKYNYVIPPLLEPMQNAVRIIMNSIEAQFHVCRRIPATVMMDFPSSRSRDLSQPSLGPDINDEKDEKSSPPASPMPEASSASAAQLKANAAKKAFKKYNDSSLENDETESELVAIPESESDSTLAGHSAGTSFDDTTNFEEVCTPLRLEQIPKNKNLAHEGGNYKIHDKGEDRVEVNRKVTKLSAHSKSVDLTDRKINITTSSTTVEAIVQTTVQTKCSVQEGMRMMVSSALMPDKATVNPPANVQKAVVVTQSTKTSPKEPTSMTNMMASIAQNQAKAFGAFAGSIEKKPSVDMSSTSSSSISSEEKKEKPRALVSPTQQQPWQDHRGSSSPRHLGRQKRVIDPTVPISSTIVPSSSTEGEQFKVVTSKPPHKKSFKNVERTNYGSPESPLSKMDIMSPPTSSGDVTETLMSPKSIASLEIPTQERLLPIGSGKDNIATLADRVREALVIPDISHLRQDSTEKSESTTSPKEDITPTSRGTSPRRLKKQFALHESPPNVGHSDDVHSTLVKSVTHDIKVEKHNGSIKGSRQRLRKVGPFAIGSQTIPDSKARYAGSWAPQNKDDSDMEDEAPASNIMNEIKQSTLRVGEDTVCDRCMECGAIKEIYTDEEMGLFLITIGTFIHREPAIAAPYLPDILQIVSKVALHVPFPWQSESLTHLPGNSQLVAYQFIRCVLHQLAPNGVFYQIFLTQANENVRKKFYRSVAQALLDFADLNTSSPVHFLCESLNTRKNLPVDVLPVIIRNLSEYLHAVPNDSVGANMWVQAVQGIEGLYRRILLILPSLDDAEYLLTIMISILKVPGLNKNVLDPFSKVLSFSIQNLTLKHKTLHDLCILNTRAFTKDRDKFQLCRQIVFELVQALKFKTSIPDSNLLLMVGMVLQDAGGALPPNFAEGLPDEPPTYSNYMAENMRQYLGDVMEFLTDFHTLSKIKNFKTVAQTTGLSEDTIGGCLKGAIAQYLALEMSRGNSRDNRAISRYLPWLYNAPSSLQQGPKEFTECVGHMRIISWLLMGSLTHTALTQHKGGHTTIHGAAVHYHGQTYATPVPQEASCHIADHIQVIFAGFAEQSKTSVLHMSSFFHVFTLCQLWTVYLEQIANASSPASEAHNITMSILFEFWAKVTPCILQLISTAKSEMVNRLSEMVNLHFLSMLEALMETRSTILSKLLPMWGPILTSNTPLSGTLLVRLQTVRDMAPNLEEADQTVSDALLKWLQRLQFKMGQIELQSSTATQFYSI; from the exons ATGATTTGATACCGTTTGTATGTCAACGTGATCAATGTCCAAACGCAGGAAATGCAGAAGCAGCAAAAGTTTGTTACGATCATCGAACATCCATTCTTTATGCATCAGATACGCCTCCTCCATTGTATCTTTGTATCGAATGTGCGAACGAAATTCATCGCGAACACTCAGATTTGACTTTTGGCGATTTGCTCCATCCAATGCAACAAGTTTCCATGATTTGTGAAAACAAGAATTGTCGTGCAACGGAAAAACAAGCAATTTCCATTTGTTTCGCGCAAGAATGTGCAAGTTACAATGGCAATCATCCAATTCGTTACTGTGCACAATGTCACGGAAATCGACACAACAATCGACGAGGAGGAGATCATATTGTTCACAAATCATTGCCCTCTGCATGGTTAATGGATCCTGAAATGCAAACGTACATGATTGAATCTGTAATTAGTCTTTTGCGAGAAGCCAAACCTTTGAGTTTAGATTTCCAAAAAGATTCGACAATTGATTCGAAACAATCTGTTGGAAATGCACCGCAAGATAACATTTCGCTTGAAGAACGTCAACAATTAGGGCGATATGGAATTTGGCTTCTCGTAGGGCGATGTACGCCAACATCCGAAACTCCCATCGAAATATTGGGACGACTTTTGTCAATGCTTTTCCATTGGTTTCACATTACAGCATATTCGTACGATGGACCCGCAGAGagcaatattgaaaaattgaaaatggatCATGTCTGTGGATGGTTGAGAGATATCAGTAAAAATCATTATAAAGATTTCATTGCATGTCTCTTACCTCATCCGCCCGAATATTCGAGAGTTGGAGGGCATTGGGATACTCTTGCTTCTCGAACGTCACATTTGCGTGAAGGTCTTCAACGATTGATTTGTTTAGTGCCCTATGAAGTCATTACACAAGATATTTGGGATGTTGTTATGCCGCATTGGATGGAAGCTATCACAAATGATGTCCCTGAAAAAGAATTGGGAGAGTTGAAAAtcgtattaaataaaattttggatcaTGATATGTCACCTTTGGGCTTTGATGCGCAAGCTATGTACAATTTCGTGCGCATACGCTTCGAAAAAACAACGGCAAAAGTGCAACAACAAGCATTACATTGGCTTCAAATACTTTCGAAATTGGAAATTCTTATCCCGTTGCCTCAATTGTTTTCCATGTTTGGAGATGGCGTGCGAATAATGAAAGTTGGCGTTCAACATGAACTCAGGAAAGATGGAAGACATCATCAAAAAGTGAGAGATAACGAATTAGTTCCCCCAATGCCTCGAAGAAGTTCAAtat CTCCTGTCGTCGAAGATGATTCTGGAAATACATCTGCTATTTCTGATGATGAAGCGCCTGCAGCTTCAAGAAATAACGAATTTTCGAGCGATTCAGAGCACAATTTAACGTGTTGCATTTTGATGCTTGATATTCTTCTGAAGCAG atGGAGCTTCAAGATGTTGAGCAACACATGGGCATTAGCACAACAGTTTGCGAAAACGTTTGTCGCTTACTCAAATGCATGGTAACTGCGGCACGCGTTGGTTTGGGCTCCCATGTTTGTGCTCTGAAAGTCTCCGAATGCGGATATTGCGAAGCATCTGTAATGTGGCATCAATTATCGGCAAAATTAGTGCAATTCATGGCTCCTGAAGCGCCTGTTCGCCCGCCGGATGTAAGAAAGCCAATTG GACCAATGCCTCTTGCTGTCCCGCAACCTGAACAACACTCGATCGGAGGAGTTTTGGTACATATGCCTCACGTATGTTCT ATTATGACAGCTACAGTTGAAACTGTAGCAGAGCCTCTTGACTTGGCTGCTATCATGCCTTCGGAAAACGTCGTATCAGCAATTGCGAGAAGTGTAACGTTGACAGATACGGATGTTG caACAGCAACTGCTTCAGTAGCAAGACCACAAATCATTGGAGATTCAGCTGAAACAATTGACGGAGTGCCCGAAGATGAAGAATTAGAAGATGGAGAAGAGTTTTGGCAAACATCCGTTGGaagattcaaattttcaattgatcaACTTCCGCAGCCATTGCAATATATTCATCAACTATTGAca gaaatttcaaATATCGACAAACCTGATATTTTGTACTATATGCTACAATGTTTGAATGTTCTCGTGTTACATGGCGATGCTTTGACAAAAGCTGCTCGAGATCATCGCGGGTTCTTCATTTGGTGTCAAGAGAACTTGTTGATAAAAAGTCTTTGGGGCTTATGTAACTCTCAACATTCGCATATTTGTGAAGTTAGTGTCCCGTTATTACTTCACGCAATCACTTTACCATTGGGATCTGATGTCTTTTGGCGCATTATTAATGATGCTTTCAATGATTCGGATTGGCGTGTTCGTTTTCAATCTGTTGAAAGAGTCACCGTTATTGCGAGATTTATGGATTCGACTCCTTTGAGATCAGAAGTTGGTTTACAAGCATCATTGGCAGCTGCTTTTTGTCACTTGATTGCAAGCGTTGATGATATAAATGTTCAAGTAGCACAACGAGCAACGCTTTATATTGGAACAATACATGATAGTGCAATTCACAAGTTGTTGTATTGTTTGGAGTCGCAATTCGATATGTTTATTGTTGATCGTCCTGTTGTTCTTCAGTCGATCTATCAATTGCATAATCTGTTGTGTGatcgaaaaatattgactTGGGAGTTTTTCTTGAATCGTTTCGACACACTTTTTGTCGAAGCACAAATTAGTTTGGAAAAAACGGGAGAATTGTCGTATTTGAGAGATTTGAGAAATTCTGAAAATGGAAGTGAGTTtttgtcaacaaaaattaacaaagcaCGTGAAGCATTGAACCAAAGTGATTCGAGCGGAAGTATGACAAAAACGTTGAGTGCATCATTTGGCGGAAAATATCCATATAAACGAACGATGTCAGCTCCCGCAACGATTATTCCGAGACaagaatcaaaaattg aaaaggaaaaaacgtATGCCCGTCAACAATCAGCTCCGATATTGAAACGCAAAAGTTCGCGCTTTGGCTTGG AAAGTCATTTTCACTCAATAGGCGGAGGATTGGATGAAATTAACGCAATGAACGTTATTTATCGCATAATTGATATTGAAGAATCAGATAAGGAGACAATCCATCTTCTTGTCTTTCTTTTGATGCAATTTATGTCACGATCtgatttg gcCTATCCTACTGATGAGAAAccaaaatgtaaaattcaaGCAATAGTATTGAAACATCTTTATCTGTTGTTAGGATACAcagaaaaatcttttcataCAATTCCATTGAAACttcg atgctCGGCGGTATTTAATGCTTTTCTATCAAACTTACCGCAAGTACTTGATCAAAACTCTACAATGGGTATGATGATGGTACCAACAATAATTCAAGTTCTCTTATTTGCTCCAAGTCCTTGCAATCAAGTCGGAGGAGGAATGGAATCTATGCACAATATTTCTCTGACATACTCTTTGTGGTATTTAGAGCCTCATGCTCGTCGAAATTGGTTAATGTCGATTCTCGTCATTCTTTACAAATACAATTACGTCATTCCGCCGTTACTTGAACCAATGCAGAATGCAGTTCGTATCATAATGAATTCGATCGAAGCACAATTTCACGTTTGTCGTCGAATTCCAGCGACAGTTATGATGGATTTTCCATCGTCTCGTTCACGTGATTTAAGTCAACCTTCATTAGGTCCCGatataaatgatgaaaaagacgaaaaatcaaGTCCTCCAGCAAGCCCAATGCCTGAAGCAAGTAGCGCAAGTGCTGCACAACTCAAAGCAAATGCCGCGAAAAAAGCTTTCAAGAAGTACAACGATTCAAGTTTAGAAAATGACGAAACTGAATCGGAGCTCGTTGCAATTCCCGAAAGCGAATCAGATAGTACGCTTGCAGGACATAGTGCGGGAACATCTTTCGATGATACGACAAATTTCGAAGAAGTTTGTACTCCATTGCGACTCGAACAAattccgaaaaataaaaatctcgcaCATGAAGGAggaaattacaaaattcacGATAAAGGAGAAGATCGTGTCGAAGTAAATCGTAAAGTTACAAAGTTGAGTGCTCATAGCAAAAGTGTTGATTTGACAGATAGGAAGATTAACATCACGACAAGTTCAACAACTGTCGAAGCGATCGTTCAAACAACAGTTCAAACGAAATGCAGTGTTCAAGAAGGCATGCGAATGATGGTTTCGTCAGCTTTGATGCCCGATAAGGCAACTGTTAACCCTCCAGCGAACGTACAAAAGGCAGTTGTTGTAACACAATCGACAAAAACAAGTCCAAAAGAACCTACATCGATGACAAATATGATGGCAAGTATTGCACAAAATCAGGCAAAAGCATTTGGAGCATTTGCCGGATCAATTGAGAAGAAACCAAGCGTTGATATGTCATCAACATCTTCATCGTCGATTAGTtcagaagaaaagaaagaaaaaccaAGAGCATTAGTTAGTCCAACTCAACAACAACCATGGCAAGATCATCGAGGATCGAGTTCTCCGCGTCATTTGGGAAGACAAAAACGAGTAATTGATCCAACTGTTCCCATATCATCAACTATTGTTCCGTCATCATCTACAGAAGGAGAACAATTCAAAGTTGTTACGTCAAAACCTCCTCACAAGAagagttttaaaaatgttgaacgCACAAATTACGGATCTCCCGAAAGTCCTCTTTCTAAAATGGATATAATGAGTCCTCCAACTTCTTCAGGCGATGTTACTGAAACACTCATGTCTCCCAAAAGCATTGCATCTTTGGAAATTCCAACACAAGAGAGACTTCTTCCCATTGGATCAGGCAAAGATAATATCGCAACTTTAGCTGATCGTGTTCGTGAAGCTCTCGTCATACCCGATATTAGTCATTTGCGTCAAGATAGTACGGAGAAATCTGAAAGTACGACAAGCCCAAAGGAAGATATTACGCCAACAAGTCGAGGAACATCGCCTCGACGTTTGAAAAAGCAATTTGCATTGCACGAATCTCCGCCAAATGTAGGACATTCAGATGATGTTCATTCAACTCTCGTTAAATCCGTGACACATGACATCAAAGTCGAAAAACACAATGGAAGTATTAAAGGATCTCGTCAACGTTTGCGAAAAGTAGGTCCTTTTGCAATTGGATCACAAACAATCCCCGATTCGAAAGCTCGTTACGCTGGATCATGGGCGCCACAAAACAAAGACGATTCTGACATGGAAGATGAAGCGCCTGCAAGTAACATTATGAATGAAATCAAACAAAGTACATTACGTGTTGGCGAAGATACCGTTTGCGATCGTTGTATGGAGTGCGGAGCAATTAAGGAAATTTACACTGACGAAGAAAtgggattatttttaattacaattggAACATTCATTCATCGTGAACCTGCAATAGCAGCTCCGTATCTTCCTGATATTTTGCAAATTGTATCAAAAGTCGCATTACATGTTCCCTTCCCATGGCAAAGCGAAAGTTTAACACACTTACCCGGAAATTCACAATTAGTAGCTTATCAATTTATAAGATGTGTTTTGCATCAACTCGCTCCCAATGgagtattttatcaaatattcttGACTCAAGCAAACGAAAATGTTcgtaaaaagttttatcgAAGTGTAGCACAAGCATTATTGGATTTTGCTGATTTGAATACATCGAGTCCCGTACATTTCTTATGCGAATCTTTgaatacacgaaaaaatctTCCTGTCGATGTTTTGCCCgttattattcgaaatttgtcagaatATTTGCACGCTGTTCCAAATGATAGTGTCGGAGCGAATATGTGGGTACAAGCTGTTCAGGGTATCGAAGGATTATATCGacgaattttgttaattttgccGAGTTTGGATGATGCTGAGTATTTATTGACAATTATGATATCCATTTTGAAAGTACCCGGATTGAATAAGAATGTTTTGGATCCTTTCTCAAAAGTATTGAGCTTTTCCATTCAGAATTTGACGTTGAAGCATAAAACGTTGCATGATTTGTGCATATTGAATACACGAGCATTCACGAAAGATCGTGATAAATTCCAACTTTGTCGACAAATCGTCTTTGAATTAGTACAAGCGCTGAAATTCAAAACGAGTATTCCTGATTCGAATCTCTTGTTGATGGTAGGAATGGTTTTACAAGATGCTGGAGGCGCATTACCTCCTAATTTCGCAGAAGGTTTACCTGATGAGCCTCCAACTTATTCGAATTACATGGCAGAAAATATGCGTCAATATTTGGGCGATGTAATGGAGTTTTTAACAGATTTCCATACCTTGagcaaaataaagaatttcaaaactGTCGCACAAACAACAGGTTTAAGCGAAGACACAATTGGAGGATGTTTGAAAGGAGCAATTGCACAATATTTGGCTTTAGAAATGTCGAGAGGAAATTCTCGTGATAATCGAGCAATTTCGCGATATCTTCCATGGTTGTATAATGCTCCATCATCATTACAACAAGGTCCCAAAGAGTTCACAGAATGTGTTGGGCATATGCGTATCATCTCATGGCTTTTAATGGGATCATTAACGCATACCGCATTAACGCAACACAAAGGAGGACATACAACAATCCATGGAGCAGCAGTTCATTATCACGGGCAAACTTATGCAACGCCTGTTCCGCAAGAAGCAAGTTGTCACATTGCTGATCACATTCAAGTCATTTTTGCGGGATTTGCTGAACAATCAAAGACATCCGTTTTGCACATGTCTTCGTTCTTCCATGTCTTTACACTTTGTCAATTATGGACTGTGTATTTGGAGCAAATAGCAAATGCCTCGTCGCCCGCAAGTGAAGCACATAATATCACAATGTCGATTCTGTTTGAGTTTTGGGCAAAAGTTACGCCATGTATCTTGCAACTTATTTCAACGGCAAAATCTGAAATGGTGAATCGTCTCTCAGAAATGGTAAATTTGCACTTTTTGAGTATGTTGGAAGCTTTGATGGAAACACGATCGACTATTTTGAGCAAACTTTTGCCAATGTGGGGTCCGATTCTTACATCAAATACGCCATTGTCAGGAACACTTTTGGTTAGATTACAAACAGTTCGCGATATGGCTCCTAATTTGGAAGAAGCAGATCAAACTGTTTCAGATGCTCTCTTGAAATGGTTACAACGATTACAATTCAAAATGGGGCAAATCGAGTTACAATCATCGACAGCAACGCAATTTTACTCCATTTAA